A single genomic interval of Adhaeribacter pallidiroseus harbors:
- a CDS encoding DUF502 domain-containing protein produces MKRLLRYFLNGFLILAPISITIYIILAFVTWLDHFFDLGIPGLGIAVMLVLVTLVGFISSSFLVRPFLVISERLLTRVPLVSIIYSSIKDLFNAFVGDNQKFNKPVLVKMNSLPETFRMGFVTHDNLTSINQEDKVAVYFPDSYNFSGELWFVHRDNLTYLELPSSEVMKFIVSGGVAKL; encoded by the coding sequence ATGAAACGCTTACTTCGTTACTTCCTCAATGGGTTTCTCATTCTGGCGCCCATTAGCATTACTATTTATATTATTCTGGCTTTTGTTACCTGGCTGGATCATTTCTTTGACCTGGGAATTCCGGGTTTAGGGATTGCGGTAATGCTGGTGCTGGTTACGCTGGTAGGTTTTATCAGCTCTTCTTTCTTAGTACGGCCTTTTCTGGTTATCTCCGAGCGCTTACTTACCCGCGTACCTCTCGTGAGTATTATCTATTCTTCCATTAAAGATTTATTTAATGCCTTTGTGGGCGATAACCAAAAGTTTAACAAGCCGGTGCTGGTAAAGATGAACAGCCTGCCCGAAACGTTCCGGATGGGCTTTGTAACCCACGATAACCTGACCAGCATAAATCAAGAAGATAAAGTAGCGGTTTACTTTCCGGATTCGTATAATTTTTCGGGCGAATTATGGTTTGTGCACCGCGATAATCTAACGTATTTAGAACTTCCCAGCTCCGAGGTGATGAAGTTTATTGTTTCCGGTGGGGTAGCCAAACTGTGA